Proteins encoded in a region of the uncultured Paludibaculum sp. genome:
- a CDS encoding peroxiredoxin family protein: MGQAAPDFTLTSLNGQPVKLSDATRKGDVALVVLRGYPGYQCPICNRQVQDYIHNAQAFADAGLRVLLVYPGPAQELPDRAREFVSDKTLPAHFDLLLDPDYKFTLAYDLRWDAAQETAYPSTFLIDSKGMIFFARISKSHGGRTSAAEVLDLVRNRKR; encoded by the coding sequence ATGGGCCAGGCCGCGCCCGACTTCACCCTGACGTCGTTGAATGGCCAGCCCGTAAAGCTCTCTGACGCGACGCGGAAAGGCGACGTCGCACTGGTTGTTCTGCGCGGCTACCCGGGCTACCAATGCCCCATTTGCAACCGGCAGGTTCAGGACTACATCCACAACGCCCAGGCGTTTGCCGACGCTGGTCTGCGCGTCCTGCTCGTCTATCCCGGTCCGGCCCAGGAGTTGCCCGATCGCGCTCGCGAGTTTGTCTCGGACAAGACCCTGCCGGCCCACTTCGATCTGTTGCTCGATCCCGACTACAAGTTCACTCTTGCGTACGATCTGCGTTGGGACGCGGCCCAGGAGACCGCCTATCCGTCCACATTCCTCATTGACTCGAAGGGAATGATCTTCTTCGCTCGCATCAGCAAGTCGCATGGAGGCCGGACCAGTGCGGCGGAGGTCCTGGACCTCGTTCGAAATCGCAAGCGCTAA
- a CDS encoding diguanylate cyclase: MKILVADDSLLMRRLLESTLQGWGYEVVTASSGDEAWACLQKDDAPPLAILDWMMPVHTGPEICKLMRTIPRPVYTYIILLTSRALREDIVEGLGAGADDYVIKPFDKHELEVRLRAGRRIIDLQAELMRAQEALRVQATRDGLTRTWNRAAILEILDREVIRAVRECRPLGVVMLDLDHFKRINDEYGHMAGDAALSEAAHRIGAGIRVYDAFGRYGGEEFLVVVPGCDDLGLTSHAERLRLAIEASPFSLSGRNVAITASFGACTMVPTKTSDAETLIRVADDALYEAKRKGRNSVVFRAVGTTTP, from the coding sequence ATGAAGATCTTGGTCGCCGATGACAGCCTGTTGATGCGCCGGCTCCTGGAATCAACACTTCAGGGTTGGGGCTACGAGGTCGTCACCGCGTCTAGCGGAGACGAAGCGTGGGCTTGTCTTCAGAAGGACGACGCGCCGCCCCTGGCCATTCTCGACTGGATGATGCCCGTCCACACCGGCCCGGAGATCTGCAAGCTGATGCGAACGATCCCGCGGCCCGTATATACCTACATCATTCTGCTCACGTCCCGCGCCTTGCGCGAAGACATCGTGGAAGGATTGGGTGCGGGCGCCGACGACTACGTCATTAAGCCGTTCGACAAGCACGAACTGGAGGTCCGGTTGCGCGCGGGCCGCCGGATCATCGATCTGCAGGCGGAACTGATGCGGGCCCAGGAGGCCTTGCGCGTCCAGGCCACTCGCGATGGGCTCACCCGTACCTGGAATCGCGCGGCCATCCTCGAGATCCTTGACCGCGAAGTGATCCGTGCCGTTCGCGAATGCCGCCCATTGGGCGTGGTCATGCTCGATCTGGACCATTTCAAGCGCATTAACGACGAGTACGGCCACATGGCGGGCGACGCGGCGCTGAGTGAAGCGGCTCACCGCATTGGCGCGGGGATTCGGGTCTACGACGCGTTCGGGCGCTATGGCGGCGAGGAGTTCCTGGTGGTGGTGCCCGGCTGCGATGATCTGGGCCTCACGTCCCATGCGGAGCGGCTGCGTCTGGCCATCGAGGCCTCACCCTTCTCGCTGAGTGGGCGGAACGTCGCCATCACCGCCAGTTTTGGCGCATGCACAATGGTGCCCACAAAGACCAGCGATGCCGAAACGCTAATCCGCGTGGCCGATGATGCGCTGTACGAAGCGAAACGGAAGGGGCGCAACAGCGTCGTCTTTCGGGCCGTGGGTACAACTACCCCTTAA
- a CDS encoding N-acetylmuramoyl-L-alanine amidase: MSAAAARAESGETKPLASVTSVRFWSLGQATRVALEVSEEVRYRFEKLQNPDRLFVDLSETRMKLNDKAFYTVKVGDKLVKQIRVAQKDPRVMRIVLDLEGPVEQEISQLSNPSRIIIEVRPAGSKAAGTPISQSRTGVEKIDVPVKEEPKPEPVRTAAVRPPAVERPASVKTAAPAATSPATARTVEPEPTPIEPVIPPSSNAPDATPKAARPNSGGGRSLTRALGLKIDRVVIDPGHGGHDHGTTGPTGLTEKDLVLDVSLRLGALLEQRMGSQVLLTRSTDTYVGLEERAVLANQNKADLFLSIHANATPYKNISGAEVYYLNFTTSKEATEVAARENAGSGKSVFELRELIQKIALKDRLDESREFATRVQASLASTWSKMDPAAKNRGVKKAPFVVLIGASMPSVLAEIGFISNPHDEALLRKPDQRQRLAEALFRGIQQYANSLSQDTQAEVSAAAAAHAQSGR, translated from the coding sequence TTGTCAGCCGCGGCCGCACGGGCGGAATCCGGCGAAACAAAGCCTCTCGCTTCGGTCACGTCGGTGCGGTTCTGGTCCTTGGGACAGGCCACTCGGGTCGCGCTCGAGGTCAGCGAAGAGGTGAGGTACCGGTTCGAGAAGCTGCAGAATCCCGACCGGCTGTTTGTCGACCTCAGCGAAACACGCATGAAGCTGAACGACAAGGCCTTCTACACCGTCAAGGTCGGCGACAAACTGGTGAAGCAGATCCGCGTGGCCCAGAAGGATCCGCGGGTGATGCGGATCGTGCTCGACCTGGAAGGCCCCGTCGAACAGGAGATTTCCCAGCTCTCGAACCCGTCGCGGATCATCATCGAGGTCCGCCCCGCCGGGTCGAAAGCGGCCGGAACGCCCATCAGCCAGAGCCGCACAGGGGTCGAGAAAATTGACGTCCCCGTCAAGGAAGAGCCAAAGCCGGAACCGGTGCGCACGGCTGCGGTGCGCCCACCGGCGGTGGAGCGGCCGGCGTCGGTGAAGACCGCCGCTCCAGCGGCCACTTCGCCGGCGACAGCCAGAACGGTCGAGCCGGAACCAACCCCAATCGAACCCGTCATCCCACCCTCGTCGAACGCGCCCGATGCGACACCGAAGGCGGCGCGGCCGAATTCGGGTGGCGGACGATCGTTGACTCGCGCGTTGGGATTAAAGATAGACAGGGTCGTCATCGACCCAGGGCACGGTGGTCACGACCACGGGACCACGGGTCCGACCGGCCTCACCGAGAAGGATCTGGTGCTGGACGTCTCCTTGCGGCTCGGGGCGCTGCTCGAGCAGCGAATGGGCAGCCAGGTCCTCTTGACGCGCTCGACGGACACTTACGTCGGCCTGGAGGAGCGGGCGGTGCTCGCCAACCAGAACAAAGCCGATCTGTTCCTATCGATCCACGCCAACGCCACGCCGTACAAGAACATCTCCGGCGCCGAGGTGTACTACCTGAACTTCACGACCTCCAAGGAAGCCACCGAGGTGGCCGCCAGGGAGAACGCAGGCAGCGGCAAGTCGGTTTTCGAGTTGCGCGAGTTGATCCAGAAGATCGCGTTGAAGGACCGGTTGGACGAGTCGCGAGAGTTCGCCACGCGGGTGCAGGCTTCACTGGCCTCGACATGGTCGAAGATGGACCCGGCGGCCAAGAACCGCGGCGTCAAGAAGGCTCCCTTTGTGGTGCTGATCGGCGCGTCGATGCCCTCGGTGCTGGCGGAAATCGGGTTCATCAGCAACCCGCACGATGAGGCCCTGTTGCGCAAACCCGACCAGAGGCAGCGCCTGGCGGAAGCGCTCTTCCGAGGTATCCAGCAGTACGCGAACAGCCTGAGCCAGGACACGCAGGCCGAGGTTTCGGCGGCGGCGGCCGCCCACGCCCAATCCGGACGTTAA
- a CDS encoding lytic transglycosylase domain-containing protein, whose amino-acid sequence MARYNQYNKLMAFCFSLALAATATAAEPASRVVTTVRADSRTGRLVRSSVVVRHPSVSKETAPKVINATASQPGLNVGEIVEKAAKAHDVDPLLVHSVIRVESNYNPLAVSPKGAEGLMQLIPATARRFGAVNSFDAEENITAGVKYLKYLQERFKDNRLALAAYNAGEGAVQKYGNVPPYKETEQYILKVGKTYGDALKQQPAEPAPATASAPALPQPEPLRHLEVTTDSEGRLVLRTR is encoded by the coding sequence ATGGCTCGCTATAATCAGTACAACAAGTTGATGGCATTCTGTTTCAGCCTGGCGTTGGCAGCCACGGCGACGGCGGCGGAACCCGCCTCGCGTGTGGTGACGACGGTGCGCGCCGACTCGAGAACCGGACGGCTCGTCCGCAGTTCCGTTGTCGTCCGGCATCCCAGCGTCAGCAAGGAAACGGCTCCAAAGGTGATCAACGCCACGGCGAGCCAACCGGGCCTCAATGTTGGGGAAATCGTGGAAAAGGCAGCCAAGGCGCACGATGTCGACCCGCTGCTGGTGCATTCCGTCATCCGGGTGGAGAGCAACTACAACCCCCTGGCCGTCTCGCCCAAAGGGGCGGAAGGTCTCATGCAGCTCATTCCGGCCACCGCCCGCCGGTTTGGCGCGGTGAACAGCTTTGACGCGGAAGAGAACATCACGGCCGGCGTCAAGTATCTGAAATATCTACAGGAGCGGTTCAAGGACAACAGGCTCGCCTTGGCCGCCTACAATGCGGGCGAAGGCGCGGTCCAGAAATACGGCAATGTTCCGCCATACAAGGAGACGGAACAGTACATCCTGAAAGTCGGGAAGACGTATGGTGACGCTCTGAAGCAGCAGCCAGCCGAACCGGCTCCGGCAACCGCTTCCGCACCCGCCCTGCCTCAGCCCGAACCCCTACGCCACCTTGAGGTTACGACGGATTCGGAAGGACGCCTGGTCCTGAGGACCCGGTAG
- a CDS encoding molybdenum cofactor guanylyltransferase has protein sequence MSVAAFVLTGGHSTRMGRDKALLPYGDGTLVERVAQVAQRAAGVVHLVGAPERYVHLGFPCLSERYEGCGPMSGIEAALRHGFDWNLIVACDMPRLDDNWLGRLVGMATGGMKSAVVAAHADGRLEPLCAVYHARLQTHFETALAEGRFSVWKLLETIDFSRFAVDDEEYVANLNTMDDWARWGQ, from the coding sequence ATGAGCGTCGCCGCCTTCGTGCTCACGGGGGGCCACAGCACCCGGATGGGCCGCGATAAGGCCCTGTTGCCCTACGGAGACGGCACTTTGGTGGAGCGTGTGGCTCAGGTGGCCCAGAGGGCCGCTGGGGTGGTTCATCTGGTGGGCGCGCCGGAGCGGTATGTTCATCTGGGCTTTCCTTGCCTGTCCGAAAGATACGAAGGGTGTGGTCCGATGAGCGGCATTGAAGCAGCGCTGCGCCACGGTTTCGACTGGAACCTGATTGTGGCCTGCGATATGCCGCGCCTGGATGACAACTGGCTTGGCCGGCTGGTGGGCATGGCTACCGGAGGGATGAAGTCCGCCGTCGTGGCCGCGCATGCCGACGGACGGCTGGAGCCGCTGTGTGCTGTCTACCACGCGCGGCTCCAGACGCACTTTGAGACGGCCTTGGCCGAGGGCCGGTTCTCTGTCTGGAAGCTACTGGAAACAATTGACTTCTCTCGGTTTGCGGTAGATGACGAGGAATACGTGGCGAACCTGAATACGATGGACGATTGGGCGCGGTGGGGCCAATGA
- a CDS encoding ATP-binding cassette domain-containing protein has translation MIDKFPHYIEFQHVHKTFDHPVLVDCNFYIDPGETLAIIGRSGVGKSVSLFHIMGFLKPDIGRVIVAHQDITDLDESALRAIRRKVTMVFQNGALFDSLTVGENILFSLELREDYDESNKMDVVRGLLDMVDLAEFEDAYPADLSTGYRRAVAIARALAAQPECVLYDEPTTMVDPIMSDQMARLMLRLKKSLGLTSLVVTHDLDLMRRVADRVVFLYEGHVIYFGPVAELDRCNHPHVREFLAMDRVDFSA, from the coding sequence ATGATCGACAAGTTTCCGCACTACATCGAGTTCCAGCACGTTCATAAGACGTTCGATCACCCCGTTTTAGTCGACTGCAACTTCTACATCGACCCGGGTGAGACGCTGGCGATCATTGGCCGCAGCGGCGTGGGTAAGAGCGTGAGCCTCTTCCACATCATGGGTTTTCTGAAGCCGGATATCGGGCGGGTGATCGTGGCGCACCAGGACATCACCGACCTGGACGAATCCGCGTTGCGGGCCATCCGGCGCAAAGTGACCATGGTCTTCCAGAATGGGGCCCTGTTCGACTCGCTCACCGTGGGCGAAAACATCCTCTTCTCCCTGGAGTTGCGGGAAGACTACGACGAGTCGAACAAGATGGACGTCGTGCGCGGTCTGCTGGACATGGTGGATCTGGCTGAATTTGAAGATGCATACCCGGCCGATCTGTCCACCGGCTACCGCCGCGCCGTGGCGATCGCGCGGGCTCTGGCAGCGCAGCCCGAGTGCGTGCTTTACGATGAGCCCACGACCATGGTGGATCCGATCATGTCCGACCAGATGGCGAGGCTCATGTTGCGGCTGAAGAAGTCGTTAGGGCTCACATCGCTGGTGGTGACCCACGATCTGGACCTCATGCGGCGGGTCGCCGACCGGGTGGTGTTTCTGTATGAGGGCCACGTGATCTACTTCGGACCGGTGGCCGAACTGGACCGGTGCAATCACCCGCATGTACGCGAGTTCCTGGCGATGGATCGCGTCGACTTCAGCGCTTGA
- a CDS encoding SH3 domain-containing protein, with translation MRRRIITTLALAILAACSSGPPQAPVLGEAFVGPATLQIRQELTSRAALVATVKHGDRLSLIGRRRRFYKVRTSSDAEGWVDGRQLLSREDMSDLKELAERAANAPSQGRASVFELLNVHTLPNRQSPSFFQIRHDQQVEVVAHERAPRVPFDPPDFIKLDSTPLVVKKAKKKAEPAIPRPPAGKPPEVPKNWLDLSGNPDGFVPEQGEKIDNEEPKPQPPAIPMDDWTLIRSKDGSAGWVLARMLLMAIPDEVAQYAERARITAYFNLGSVNDDGVEKPVWMWATLAQRGVSFQFDSLRIFNWNARRHRYETSFIERGMKGYLPILLQGSPATSFQVVVEEKDGRSMEREYRLNGFRARVVGRHEGQVPAPWNEQNKIVSATAPAKAPEKSLKDKAKGFVEGVKRRFKR, from the coding sequence ATGCGTCGCCGAATCATCACCACTCTCGCGCTCGCCATCCTGGCTGCGTGTTCTTCCGGTCCTCCGCAGGCCCCCGTGCTGGGGGAAGCGTTCGTTGGACCGGCGACCCTGCAGATCCGCCAGGAACTCACCTCGCGCGCGGCACTCGTCGCCACCGTGAAACACGGCGACCGGCTCTCCCTCATCGGACGCCGCCGCCGGTTCTACAAAGTGCGGACCTCCTCGGACGCCGAAGGCTGGGTGGATGGACGCCAGCTTCTCTCTCGCGAGGACATGAGCGATCTGAAGGAATTGGCGGAGCGCGCGGCCAACGCGCCATCGCAAGGCCGGGCCTCTGTCTTTGAGCTGTTGAACGTTCACACCCTGCCGAACCGCCAGTCGCCCAGCTTCTTCCAGATTCGGCACGACCAGCAGGTGGAAGTGGTAGCCCACGAGCGGGCGCCGCGTGTCCCTTTTGATCCGCCGGACTTCATCAAGCTCGACTCGACGCCGTTGGTGGTCAAGAAAGCAAAAAAAAAGGCTGAACCGGCGATCCCACGCCCGCCCGCCGGCAAACCGCCCGAGGTGCCCAAGAACTGGCTGGACCTCTCCGGCAATCCTGACGGTTTTGTCCCCGAGCAAGGGGAGAAGATCGACAACGAGGAACCCAAGCCACAGCCCCCGGCCATCCCCATGGATGATTGGACGCTCATTCGCTCAAAGGACGGTTCCGCCGGCTGGGTTCTGGCTCGTATGTTGTTGATGGCTATACCCGACGAGGTGGCGCAGTATGCGGAACGCGCGCGGATCACGGCCTATTTCAACCTCGGTAGTGTGAACGACGACGGGGTCGAAAAGCCGGTGTGGATGTGGGCGACCCTCGCCCAGCGGGGGGTATCCTTCCAGTTCGACTCCTTGCGCATCTTCAACTGGAATGCCCGGCGTCACCGCTACGAGACGTCCTTCATTGAGCGCGGGATGAAGGGCTATCTGCCCATCCTGCTGCAGGGCTCCCCGGCCACCAGCTTCCAGGTGGTGGTGGAGGAGAAAGACGGCCGGTCGATGGAGAGAGAGTACCGCCTCAACGGGTTCCGGGCCCGTGTTGTCGGACGCCACGAGGGCCAGGTGCCTGCGCCCTGGAACGAGCAGAACAAGATAGTGAGCGCCACCGCGCCGGCGAAAGCGCCGGAGAAATCGCTCAAGGACAAGGCGAAAGGTTTTGTCGAAGGCGTAAAGCGCCGCTTCAAGCGCTGA
- a CDS encoding pyridoxal phosphate-dependent aminotransferase, whose protein sequence is MQQASSHLADRISLISVSSTARVSAEAEKLRRAGVDVVDFGVGEPDFPTPDNIKRAAIAALDQNFTRYTAMPGVQELRQAVVDRHKADYGTSYSVPECVVSVGGKHAIFNMTQALVGEGDEVIIPIPYWVTYYDVVNYAGGKPVLVETSEAEGFALTAAQVEKAITAKTRLIIVNSPCNPSGALVEQAEFEKIAHLAKKRGIWLMTDECYCRFLYDSDPYSVASVPGMKDTVIVAGSLSKTYAMTGWRIGFTLAPAEVCTAIIKLQSHSTSNPTSIAQKGAIEALNGPQESVDVMLAEYRKRRDYVIGRLRAIPGITCAEPRGAFYAYPNISGALSPNGLRTPMEFAEKLLAEAHVAAVPGEAFGTEKHVRISYATSMENIQKGLDRLEGFVKKYSA, encoded by the coding sequence ATGCAACAAGCGTCATCCCACCTCGCAGATCGAATCTCCCTAATCAGCGTCTCGTCCACGGCCCGCGTTTCGGCCGAGGCAGAGAAACTCCGCCGCGCCGGCGTGGATGTTGTCGACTTCGGCGTTGGCGAACCGGACTTCCCCACTCCGGATAACATCAAGCGCGCCGCCATCGCCGCCCTCGACCAGAACTTCACGCGCTATACGGCCATGCCGGGCGTGCAGGAGCTGCGTCAGGCCGTGGTCGACCGCCACAAGGCGGACTATGGCACCAGTTACTCGGTCCCCGAGTGCGTCGTGTCCGTCGGCGGCAAGCACGCCATCTTCAACATGACGCAGGCGCTCGTCGGCGAGGGCGACGAGGTCATCATCCCCATCCCTTACTGGGTGACCTACTACGACGTAGTGAACTATGCGGGCGGCAAACCTGTGCTGGTCGAGACCAGCGAGGCGGAAGGCTTTGCCCTCACCGCGGCGCAGGTCGAGAAGGCCATCACCGCCAAGACCCGGCTCATCATCGTCAATTCGCCCTGCAACCCGTCGGGTGCGCTGGTCGAGCAGGCTGAGTTCGAGAAGATCGCCCACCTTGCCAAGAAGCGCGGCATCTGGCTGATGACCGACGAGTGCTACTGCCGTTTCCTCTATGACAGCGATCCCTACTCCGTGGCCTCCGTACCCGGCATGAAGGACACCGTCATTGTCGCCGGCTCGCTCTCGAAGACCTACGCCATGACCGGCTGGCGCATCGGCTTCACTCTCGCTCCGGCCGAAGTCTGCACGGCCATCATCAAGCTGCAGTCTCACTCCACGTCCAATCCGACCTCCATCGCCCAGAAAGGTGCCATCGAGGCCCTCAACGGACCCCAGGAATCGGTCGACGTCATGCTGGCCGAGTACCGCAAGCGTCGCGACTACGTCATCGGCCGCCTGCGCGCCATTCCCGGCATCACGTGCGCCGAGCCTCGCGGCGCCTTCTACGCCTACCCCAACATCAGCGGAGCTCTCAGCCCGAACGGCCTGCGCACCCCCATGGAGTTCGCCGAGAAGCTGCTGGCTGAGGCCCATGTGGCCGCTGTACCCGGCGAAGCGTTCGGCACCGAGAAACACGTGCGCATCTCCTACGCCACCTCGATGGAGAACATCCAGAAGGGTCTCGACCGGCTGGAAGGCTTCGTCAAGAAGTATTCTGCTTAG
- the coaD gene encoding pantetheine-phosphate adenylyltransferase, translating to MPSHNPLVAVYPGSFDPITNGHLDLIQRCVPLVDKLVVSVLRNAHKHPVFTLEERVAMLQDVASPFPNVEVDCFDGLLVDYARQKQAKLLLRGIRAISDYEYELQMALMNRRLAPEIETMFMMAGEAYSFISSKLVKEVVALGGNISGLVPPSVEEKLKQRFLGRE from the coding sequence TTGCCCAGCCACAACCCCCTCGTCGCGGTTTATCCCGGCAGCTTTGACCCGATCACCAACGGGCACCTGGACCTCATCCAGCGTTGCGTTCCATTGGTCGACAAACTCGTCGTCTCAGTGTTGCGAAACGCTCATAAGCACCCCGTCTTCACCTTGGAGGAGCGGGTGGCCATGCTGCAGGACGTGGCCAGCCCATTCCCGAACGTGGAAGTGGACTGCTTTGACGGATTGCTGGTCGACTACGCCCGGCAGAAGCAGGCAAAGTTGCTTCTGCGCGGCATCCGAGCCATCTCCGACTATGAATATGAGTTGCAGATGGCCCTGATGAACCGCCGCCTCGCCCCTGAGATCGAAACAATGTTTATGATGGCAGGAGAGGCTTATTCCTTCATCAGCTCCAAATTGGTGAAAGAGGTGGTTGCGCTGGGCGGCAACATCAGCGGCTTGGTGCCACCTTCCGTCGAAGAGAAGCTGAAGCAGCGTTTCCTGGGGCGGGAATAA
- a CDS encoding Gfo/Idh/MocA family oxidoreductase — protein sequence MSEAGPVTRRVAIGALTAASYSRVAGANNRIGVGFIGYGLIGAQHVFDFKSQDDADLVGLAETYEPRLREGIAACEARPGTKTRGYRDFRRLLDEKDIDAVVVSTPDHWHALLTMMACAAGKDVYVEKPMTLFVREGRWMTQVARRHKRVVQVGTQQRSGVHYQAARKLIQEQYFGKLLSVRMAAFRNIMPGFGKPAEPQPENFDYDMWLGPAPARPYQPHRGLYHFRWFWDFSGGQMTNLAAHELDIVQWTTGQKGPRAVSSSGGRFALEDDGETADTQDALFEYDKFTAIWSHREACLGRRPPGGSEYAGTKGALLINRAGFEVLPDTKMPPGNAIPVFKGQPQGGPKRETVTPEPWIQAMKVPGSSDDQFRAHVRNFLDCIKSRERTVADVEDGHQTAVACHLANISLRTGRKIRWDPEKEEILNDPEASAMLERPYRKPWDRILKGLLA from the coding sequence ATGTCAGAGGCTGGACCAGTTACTCGACGCGTGGCGATTGGAGCGCTCACGGCCGCTTCCTACTCCAGGGTCGCCGGCGCCAACAACCGCATCGGCGTCGGCTTCATCGGCTATGGCCTCATCGGCGCCCAGCACGTCTTCGACTTCAAAAGCCAGGACGATGCCGACCTCGTTGGTCTCGCCGAAACCTATGAGCCGCGCCTGCGCGAAGGCATCGCCGCCTGCGAAGCCCGACCTGGCACCAAAACCCGAGGCTACCGCGATTTTCGCCGCCTGCTCGACGAAAAGGACATCGACGCCGTCGTCGTCTCCACGCCCGATCACTGGCATGCGCTTCTCACCATGATGGCCTGCGCCGCCGGCAAAGACGTCTACGTCGAAAAGCCGATGACGCTCTTCGTCCGCGAGGGCCGCTGGATGACCCAGGTCGCCCGCCGCCACAAACGCGTCGTCCAGGTCGGCACCCAGCAGCGCAGCGGAGTCCACTACCAGGCCGCCCGCAAACTGATTCAGGAACAGTACTTCGGCAAGCTGCTGTCGGTCCGCATGGCCGCCTTCCGCAACATCATGCCCGGCTTCGGCAAGCCCGCCGAGCCGCAACCGGAAAACTTCGACTACGACATGTGGCTCGGACCGGCCCCGGCCCGGCCTTACCAGCCCCACCGCGGCCTCTATCACTTCCGCTGGTTCTGGGACTTCTCCGGCGGTCAGATGACGAACCTCGCCGCCCACGAACTCGACATCGTCCAATGGACCACCGGCCAGAAGGGACCGCGCGCCGTCTCCTCCTCCGGCGGCCGCTTCGCTTTGGAAGACGACGGCGAAACCGCCGACACCCAGGACGCCCTCTTCGAATACGACAAGTTCACAGCCATCTGGTCCCATCGCGAAGCCTGCCTCGGCCGCCGCCCCCCAGGCGGCAGCGAGTACGCTGGCACCAAGGGAGCGCTCCTCATCAACCGCGCCGGCTTCGAAGTCCTGCCGGATACCAAGATGCCGCCCGGCAACGCCATCCCCGTCTTCAAAGGACAGCCGCAAGGTGGGCCTAAACGCGAAACAGTCACACCAGAGCCCTGGATCCAGGCTATGAAAGTCCCTGGCTCCTCCGACGATCAGTTCCGAGCCCACGTCCGCAACTTCCTCGACTGCATCAAATCCCGCGAACGCACCGTTGCCGATGTCGAGGACGGCCACCAGACCGCCGTCGCCTGCCACCTCGCCAACATCAGCCTGCGCACAGGCCGCAAAATCCGCTGGGATCCGGAGAAGGAAGAGATCCTGAACGACCCCGAAGCCTCCGCCATGCTGGAGCGCCCCTACCGAAAGCCGTGGGACCGTATCCTGAAAGGGCTGCTGGCGTAG